CTTGGTTTACCAGATGTTCCTCCTTCAAACTGTTTTGGTTTTAGGAGCCTTTTTCTTGAGTTGTCTCCTGGGGATTGAGTTCTTCATGCCGATGAAGAAGAGTAATGCCCCCAGCAATGCCAAGTTCTAACAAGTACAGGAAATTTAGTTAAGAAACAGAAACACCAATCAACACTTATTCCTTAATGAAAAATGAATACTATCAACAACTAACTTGTGAGAACTTTGAAAAAAGTAGGccaaattctttcttttccgTGTCATAGTTGTAGAAGTCGTACAATATAGGAGTAATAATGACCTGTTGCAGAGCCTACAAGAAAGGAATATTGCAACATTTATAAGTTGACTTGGTTCATAATCAAAACTACTAATGCACAACAACACATAAGAACATAAAACGGACCAGAAGATAAGCACCGATAGTGCTGCCAAAGATAAAAAGGATACCCCCAACACCCTTGAAGGCTACAGCAGCAGCAACTAGAACCTTAATCTGTAAA
This genomic window from Gossypium raimondii isolate GPD5lz chromosome 10, ASM2569854v1, whole genome shotgun sequence contains:
- the LOC105777192 gene encoding uncharacterized protein LOC105777192 — protein: MALVSFVGRVLFASVFILSAWQEFNEFGVDGGPAAKALKPKFNVFSKTVTAHTGVEVPGFDIKVLVAAAVAFKGVGGILFIFGSTIGAYLLALQQVIITPILYDFYNYDTEKKEFGLLFSKFSQNLALLGALLFFIGMKNSIPRRQLKKKAPKTKTV